In a single window of the Drosophila miranda strain MSH22 chromosome XL, D.miranda_PacBio2.1, whole genome shotgun sequence genome:
- the LOC108165154 gene encoding uncharacterized protein LOC108165154: protein MDNSDDMKKAAAATNESVEKVDAVGEMEKSTGIPESAGFSESGVKVDDFILDYVQLYTVLPGFPRWITRTRDALPMAFWDLHKYLDRLVEAYISYDTILRGYLVSLNGNLDLVLSNCYEDYYYYKSQYYVGVVHLEGKHLKFIREID, encoded by the coding sequence ATGGACAATTCTGATGACATGAAaaaagcagcagctgcaactaACGAATCTGTCGAAAAGGTAGATGCCGTCGGCGAAATGGAAAAATCTACTGGAATTCCAGAGTCGGCTGGATTTTCAGAATCTGGTGTCAAAGTGGATGATTTTATATTGGATTATGTACAGCTATACACCGTATTGCCGGGCTTTCCCCGCTGGATCACCAGAACCCGTGATGCTCTGCCGATGGCGTTCTGGGATCTTCATAAATACTTGGACCGTTTAGTGGAGGCTTACATATCATACGACACCATTCTACGCGGCTATCTGGTGTCATTGAACGGCAATCTTGACCTTGTGTTAAGCAATTGCTATGAGGATTACTACTACTATAAGTCTCAGTATTACGTGGGCGTCGTGCACCTCGAGGGCAAGCACCTTAAATTCATTAGAGAGATCGACTAA